One stretch of Streptomyces sp. 135 DNA includes these proteins:
- a CDS encoding SCO6880 family protein — MTTQSHVSQPVTPRRTYLIGRARPNAIVGKNRETGEIALIIVGAFLGMMCGLLVPVLSLRIVLLTGLPMLAIAAVYVPYKGRTFYKWFEINRTYKRSLKRGTAYRSAAPEAGVRLDGREVEVGPPPGIGRISWLAAPFGPDEIAVLLHADRRTVTAAIEIEGPGVGLRDSEDQEALVDRFGTLLKHVANGDGFVTRLQMLARTLPADPDAHAKDVAVRGDDRALPWLQESYDQLQSMVSTSSEQHRAYLVACMHYSRDLAAEAQAMARAARPVGGRKLDKDAGLAVVMARELTDICSRLQEADIRVRQPLGQGRLASLVHSMYDPDHPIDHIQAMTKRNAWPAELDATEATYLQAKTRESSTRAPWCHATAWVKEWPMTPVGVNFLAPLLVHTPDVIRTVAVTMDLEPTEVAIERMLTEKTNDEAEASRQAKMNRTVDPRDIASHSRLDQRGEDLASGAAGVNLVGYITVSSRSPEALARDKRTIRASAGKSYLKLEWCDREHHRAFVNTLPFATGIRR; from the coding sequence TTGACGACCCAGTCCCACGTGTCCCAGCCGGTCACGCCCCGCCGCACATATCTGATCGGCCGCGCGCGGCCGAACGCGATCGTCGGCAAGAACCGCGAGACCGGGGAGATCGCCCTCATCATCGTGGGGGCGTTCCTCGGCATGATGTGCGGACTCCTCGTCCCCGTCCTCTCCCTGCGCATCGTGCTGCTCACCGGCCTGCCGATGCTCGCCATCGCGGCGGTGTACGTCCCGTACAAGGGCCGGACGTTCTACAAGTGGTTCGAGATCAACCGCACCTACAAGCGTTCCCTGAAGCGCGGCACCGCCTACCGCTCCGCCGCCCCGGAGGCCGGGGTGAGGCTGGACGGCCGCGAGGTCGAGGTCGGGCCGCCACCCGGCATCGGCCGCATCAGCTGGCTGGCCGCGCCCTTCGGGCCGGATGAGATCGCCGTACTGCTGCACGCCGACCGGCGGACCGTCACCGCCGCGATCGAGATCGAGGGTCCTGGCGTCGGCCTGCGCGACAGCGAGGACCAGGAGGCCCTCGTCGACCGCTTCGGCACGCTCCTCAAGCACGTGGCGAACGGCGACGGCTTCGTCACCCGCCTCCAGATGCTCGCCCGCACCCTGCCCGCCGACCCCGACGCCCACGCCAAGGACGTCGCCGTGCGCGGCGACGACCGGGCCCTGCCGTGGCTCCAGGAGTCGTACGACCAGCTCCAGTCGATGGTGTCGACCAGCAGCGAGCAGCACCGCGCCTACCTCGTCGCCTGCATGCACTACTCCCGTGACCTGGCCGCCGAGGCCCAGGCCATGGCCCGTGCGGCCCGCCCGGTGGGCGGCAGGAAGCTCGACAAGGACGCCGGTCTCGCCGTCGTCATGGCCCGCGAGCTGACCGACATCTGCTCGCGGCTCCAGGAGGCCGACATCCGCGTACGGCAGCCGCTCGGCCAGGGCCGCCTCGCTTCCCTGGTCCACTCCATGTACGACCCGGACCACCCCATCGACCACATCCAGGCGATGACGAAGCGCAACGCCTGGCCCGCCGAGCTCGACGCCACGGAGGCCACCTACCTCCAGGCCAAGACCCGCGAGTCCTCCACCCGCGCCCCCTGGTGCCACGCCACGGCCTGGGTGAAGGAGTGGCCGATGACGCCCGTCGGCGTCAACTTCCTCGCGCCGCTGCTCGTCCACACCCCGGACGTGATCCGCACGGTGGCCGTGACGATGGACCTCGAACCCACCGAAGTCGCCATCGAGCGGATGCTGACCGAGAAGACGAACGACGAGGCGGAGGCGAGCCGCCAGGCCAAGATGAACCGCACGGTCGACCCCCGCGACATCGCCTCGCACTCCCGCCTGGACCAGCGCGGCGAGGACCTGGCGAGCGGCGCGGCGGGCGTGAACCTCGTCGGCTACATCACGGTCTCGTCCCGTTCCCCGGAGGCCCTCGCGCGCGACAAGCGCACCATCCGCGCCTCCGCCGGCAAGTCGTATCTGAAGCTGGAGTGGTGCGACCGCGAGCACCACAGGGCCTTCGTCAACACGCTGCCGTTCGCGACCGGCATCCGACGCTAG